In one window of Miscanthus floridulus cultivar M001 chromosome 12, ASM1932011v1, whole genome shotgun sequence DNA:
- the LOC136496966 gene encoding probable pectin methyltransferase QUA3 yields MGLLSSLPHHRRGALSGGGWQWSFLDVVWGVFLIAVVVFLALVFTLRRGDPVLTAASVARAGGGGGAVPPCAASEVDLLPCEDPRRSSRLSREMNYYRERHCPARGEALACLVPPPRGYRVPVPWPESLHKIWHDNMPYGKIAERKGHQGWMKHEGSHFIFPGGGTMFPDGAEQYIEKLSQYVPLKTGVVRTGLDMGCGVASLGGFLLKENIMTLSFAPRDSHKSQIQFALERGIPSFLLMLGTRRLPFPAQSFDFVHCSRCLIPFTAYNGSYLIEADRLLRPGGYLIISGPPVRWKNQEKEWDELQAMAGALCYKLITVDGNTAIWKKPAEASCLPNQNGFGLDLCSTNDDPDEAWYFKLNKCVSKVSVSEEIAIGSVPRWPDRLSKPSARASVINNGASLFQADSQKWARRVSYYKKSLGVKLGSTHIRNVMDMNAFFGGFAAAIVSDPVWVMNVVPAQKPLTLGVIYDRGLIGVYHDWCEPFSTYPRTYDLIHAAAIDSLISDPISGTSRCDLFNVMLEMDRILRPEGTAVIRASPDVVDKAAQIARSIRWKAQVHDSEPESGSTEKILVATKTFWKLPLTSQ; encoded by the exons ATGGGGCTCCTCAGCTCCCTGCCGCACCACCGCCGGGGCGCCTTATCGGGCGGCGGATGGCAGTGGTCGTTCCTCGACGTCGTCTGGGGGGTCTTCCTCATCGCCGTGGTCGTCTTCCTCGCGCTCGTCTTCACGCTGCGCCGCGGGGACCCCGTCCTAACCGCCGCCTCCGTCgcccgcgccggcggcggcggcggcgcggtgccGCCGTGCGCCGCCTCGGAGGTGGACCTCCTCCCCTGCGAGGACCCGCGACGcagctcccgcctcagccgcgaGATGAACTACTACCGCGAGCGCCACTGCCCGGCTCGTGGCGAGGCGCTCGCGTGCCTTGTGCCGCCGCCCCGAGGCTACCGCGTTCCCGTGCCCTGGCCCGAGAGCCTCCACAAG ATCTGGCATGATAACATGCCTTATGGTAAGATTGCTGAAAGAAAAGGTCATCAAGGGTGGATGAAGCATGAAGGTTCGCACTTCATTTTTCCTGGTGGTGGGACTATGTTCCCTGACGGAGCTGAACAATATATTGAAAAGCTTAGCCAGTATGTTCCACTGAAAACTGGTGTCGTCAGGACAGGTCTTGATATGGGATGCGGG GTTGCCAGCTTAGGTGGATTTTTGCTTAAGGAGAATATCATGACACTTTCATTTGCACCAAGAGATTCGCATAAGTCTCAAATACAATTTGCCTTGGAGAGAGGAATTCCATCATTTCTTTTGATGTTGGGCACACGCCGTCTTCCTTTTCCAGCACAGTCCTTTGATTTTGTCCATTGTTCCCGGTGTTTGATACCTTTTACTGCCTATA ATGGATCTTACTTGATTGAAGCTGACCGTCTACTTAGGCCTGGGGGCTATCTAATCATATCGGGGCCCCCTGTGAGATGGAAGAATCAAGAGAAGGAATGGGATGAACTTCAAGCAATGGCAGGAGCTTTGTGTTACAAATTGATCACTGTAGATGGTAATACTGCCATTTGGAAGAAACCTGCTGAGGCTTCATGTCTTCCTAACCAAAATGGATTTGGCCTTGATCTCTGTAGCACCAATGATGATCCAGATGAAGCATG GTACTTCAAGTTGAATAAATGTGTCAGTAAAGTTTCCGTGTCGGAAGAGATAGCTATAGGTTCCGTTCCCAGGTGGCCAGATAGGCTGTCTAAACCTTCTGCTAGGGCATCAGTTATCAACAATGGAGCAAGCTTGTTTCAAGCAGATAGTCAGAAGTGGGCTAGGAGAGTGTCATATTATAAAAAATCACTTGGCGTGAAGCTTGGGAGCACACACATACGCAATGTCATGGACATGAATGCATTCTTTGGAGGATTCGCAGCCGCTATAGTGTCTGATCCTGTATGGGTTATGAATGTTGTTCCTGCTCAGAAGCCATTGACACTTGGAGTTATTTATGATAGGGGCCTTATTGGGGTTTATCATGACTG GTGTGAACCATTCTCAACATATCCTCGTACTTACGATCTCATTCATGCTGCTGCAATTGACTCCTTGATAAGTGACCCGATTTCAGGCACCAGCAG GTGTGACCTGTTTAATGTAATGTTGGAGATGGACCGCATACTGCGCCCAGAAGGAACTGCTGTTATACGGGCCTCCCCAGATGTAGTAGACAAGGCAGCACAGATTGCTCGGTCGATTCGGTGGAAGGCTCAGGTGCATGACAGTGAGCCAGAATCAGGTAGTACCGAGAAAATACTTGTGGCTACGAAAACATTTTGGAAGCTGCCACTAACATCACAATAG
- the LOC136496774 gene encoding RHOMBOID-like protein 2 gives MSNADVEAGAPARAAPAPATTGINPPPGRYSMASNTPYVPPSPFYYDHAAAHERHHWSWLVPLVVIANVAMFVVVMFYNNCPRSGGDCVGRGFLRRFSFQPLKENPLLGPTAATLQKYGALDWYKVVHGNQAWRLESCTWLHAGLIHLLANMISLIVIGVRLEQQFGFWKVGLVYLVSGFGGSVLSVLFIRKGVSVGASGALFGLLGAILSELITNWSIYTNRLAAMLNVIIIAAINLALGILPHVDNFAHIGGFATGFLLGFVLLIQPQFGWLEQPFGAKTKSKYKAYQIILLFAALILLAAGFAVGLVMVFRGENGNDHCGWCHYLTCVPTSSWKCDN, from the exons ATGTCGAACGCCGACGTGGAGGCGGGCGCCCCGGCGAGGGCGGCGCCGGCTCCGGCGACGACGGGGATCAATCCGCCGCCGGGGCGGTACAGCATGGCCAGCAACACGCCGTACGTGCCGCCGTCGCCGTTCTACTACGACCACGCGGCGGCGCACGAGCGGCACCACTGGTCGTGGCTAGTGCCGCTGGTGGTGATCGCCAACGTGGCCATGTTCGTGGTCGTCATGTTCTACAACAACTGCCCGCGCAGCGGCGGCGACTGCGTCGGCCGCGGCTTCCTCCGCCGCTTCTCCTTCCAGCCGCTCAAGGAGAACCCGCTCCTCGGCCCCACGGCCGCCAC GCTGCAGAAATACGGAGCCCTCGACTGGTACAAGGTCGTGCACGGGAACCAGGCGTGGCGGCTGGAGTCCTGCACCTGGCTGCACGCCGGCCTCATCCACCTGCTCGCCAACATGATCAGCCTCATCGTCATCGGCGTCCGCCTGGAGCAGCAGTTTGGATTCT GGAAGGTGGGGCTGGTGTACCTCGTCTCCGGCTTCGGCGGGAGCGTGCTCTCCGTCCTCTTCATCAGGAAGGGCGTCTCCGTGGGCGCCTCCGGCGCGCTCTTCGGCCTCCTGGGAGCGATTCTGTCGGAGCTCATCACCAACTGGTCCATCTACACCAACAGA CTTGCAGCCATGTTGAACGTGATCATCATCGCCGCCATCAACCTGGCGCTCGGGATACTCCCGCACGTCGACAACTTCGCGCACATCGGCGGTTTCGCCACAGGATTCCTCCTCGGCTTCGTGCTGCTGATCCAGCCCCAGTTCGGGTGGCTGGAGCAGCCCTTCGGTGCCAAGACCAAGTCCAAGTACAAGGCATATCAGATCATCCTCCTGTTCGCTGCCCTGATCTTGCTGGCTGCAGG GTTTGCTGTTGGATTAGTCATGGTGTTCAGAGGAGAGAACGGCAACGATCACTGCGGCTGGTGCCACTACCTCACCTGCGTGCCGACGTCAAGCTGGAAGTGTGACAATTGA